The nucleotide sequence GGTCGGAGACCCGCTCGCGCATCTCGGCGGCGGCCTTGTTCGTGAAGGTGATCGCGAGGACCTGGCCGGGCTGGACGCCGCGGTCGGCCAGGAGGTGGGCGATGCGGTGGGTGAGCACCCGGGTCTTGCCCGAGCCGGCGCCGGCGACGATGAGCAGGGGCGGGCCCTCGTGGAGGACGGCCTCGCGCTGCTGCGGGTTGAGCCCCTCGAGCAGCGCCGCGGCGTCGAGGCGGCGGCCGGGGCCGCCGTCGGGCCCGCGCCCCTCGGCGGCCGCCTGCGCCCACGTCGGGACACCCGCGGCGTCGACGAGGGCCGCCCGGGCGCTCGCGTGGGTCGCGGGGTCGGTGGGGTGGGACTGGCCGAAGTCGAGGCCGTCGAACAGGGTGCTCATCTCGGGAGCCAGCCTACGTCGCGGGGCCGACACCGCGGACATGGGTGGACCCCCGGAGCGCTCGATCGGTGCAGGGGTTCCGATCGGTGCGACCCGGGGGTCTTGTCCCCACCGTAGGGCCACGAGGAGCACGGCGTCTAGGGTTTGTCCAAGGAGATTTCCGCAGGTCGGAACAATCCCGCCGCTCAGGACCGCCGACGGTTGCCGGACCCGTCGAGGACGGAGCGGGCCCGGGCCCACCACGAGCGGCGGTCGGCCGGCGAGCGCGGCATCGACTGCGCCCCCGGTGAGGGCAGCGTGAAGGACAGCACCATCCCGCCGAGCCCCACCGCCAGCATCAGCCACCGCGGGACGGGGAAGAGGACCGGACCGTCGCCGTCCGGCCCCAGGACCCGCTGCACCACGACGAGGACGACCACGATGAGCACGGCCCAGGTGAGCACGTCGACGGCGGGGTCCAGCAGCGACCGCCGCTTCCCGACCCGGCGACCCGCCCGCCGCTCCAGCCACAGCCCCACCGTCCACGGCTGCACCGCGCCGGCCACCGCCGTCCCGATCACCATCGACACGAGGAACGGGGTCACCGGGACCGCGCCGGCCCACGCCACGGGCGAGGTGAACGCGGCGACGGCCAGCCAGAAGCCCGGGAACCCCACGGCGCTGGCGAGCACCAGGGCGAGCACGCGGCGGACCCCCGGCGGCCGGGCCCACTGCGCGGCGTAGTCGGTGGGCTGCCCGAACGCCTCGACGGGGTCCTCGTGGGTGGCCTCGACGTGGGCGAGGACGTCCTGGACGACGACGCGCACCCTCGCCTCCGGCAGGCCGGCGAGCCGCAGCTGGCTCGCGAGCACCCGGCAGTACTCCAGCACGTCGACGCGCATCCCGTCGACCGGTCGCATCCCCTCCACGTCAGACCTCCAGCGCTCTCGTCATCCGGTCGGCGAAGGACGTCCAGCCGTCCCGGCCCGCCACGAGGACCTCGTGCCCCCGGGGCGTCAGCGCGAAGTAGCGCCGCGCCGGCGCCCCCTCGGCCACCGACCACTCGCTGCGCACGAGGCCGTCGTCCTCGAGCCGCCCGAGCAGCGGGTAGAGGGTCCCCCCGCGCAGCCCGGGGAGGCCGGCCTCGGCGAGCGAGCCCAGGAGCGCGTACCCGTAGGCCGACCCCTCGCGCGCGAGCACGGCGAGGACCGCGAGGTCGAGGACCCCCTTGAGCCACTGGCTCTCGCGGTCCGGCCGCGGCGACTGCCCCACGAGCCACATCGTCCTCGACCTAGGTAGGACCGTCAACTAGTCGGTGATGCGACTGTCGCGCACCCCGAGGTCGCGCGGGACGGCCCGGGTGTCGGCGCGAGGCCCTAGCGTGGGGTCCATGGCCTCGCGCAAGGGTGAGTTCGGGGAGCCCGTCGTCCTCGACGTCGACGGGTTCGACGTGCGCGTGTCCAGCCCCGAGCGCGTCTACTTCCCCGCCCGCGGCGAGACCAAGCTCGACCTCGTGCAGTACTACCTGTCGGTGGGCGAGGGCATCGTCAACGCCCTGCGCGAGCGCCCCTGCATGCTCCACCGCTTCCCCGACGGCCTGGCGGGGCCGAAGGTGCACCAGAAGCGCCTGCCCCGGGGCGCGCCGCCGTGGGTCGAGACCGTCCGGCTGCACTTCCCGCGCTACGGCCTGCACGCCGACGAGCTGTGCGTCACCCGCCTCGCCGACGTCGCCTGGGCCTGCCAGATGAGCACCGTCGAGTTCCATCCCTGGAACAGCCGGCGCGCCGACACCGAGCAGCCCGACGAGTGGCGCATCGACCTCGACCCGATGCCCGACGCCCCCTTCTCCCGCGTGCGTCGCGCCGCGCACGTCGCGCACGAGGTCCTCGACGAGCTCGGGGCGGTCGGCTGGCCGAAGACGAGCGGCGGCCACGGCCTGCACGTCTACGTCCGCATCGCGCCCGAGCACGGGTTCACCGACGTCCGCCGCGCCGCGCTGGCCTTCGCCCGCGAGGTCGAGCGGCGCATCCCGGACGACGTGACGACGACCTGGTGGCGCAAGGACCGCGACCCCTCGGCCGTGTTCGTCGACTACAACCAGAACGCCCGCGACCACACGATCGCCGCTGCGTACTCGGTGCGCGGCAACCACATCGGCACCGTGTCGGCCCCGTTGCGCTGGAGCGAGGTCGACGACGCCGAGCCCGACGACTTCACCATCGCGACGATGCCCGCCCGCTACGCCGAGCTCGGCGACCTCCACGCGGGCATCGACGACGCCGTCTTCGACATCGCCCCCCTCCTCGAGTGGGCGGAACGAGACGAGGCGGACGGCGCGCCGGCTCCCCCGGAGCCCGAGGACGACACCGGGAAGCCCTGATGGACCTCGTCGTGCCGCCGGGACCCGGTGTGCCGCAGGGCCTCACGGTGCCCGGCGCCGACCTCGTCGAGCGCTTCTCCCGCGCCTCCGGCCCCGGCGGCCAGGGCGTCAACACCACCGACAGCCGGGTGGAGCTCGAGCTCGACCTCGCGGTGCTCACCGGCCTCTCGGACGCCCAGCGCCGCCGGCTCGCGCGCGCTCTGGTGGCCCGGCTCGTCGAGGGGCGGCTCGTCGTCACCGCCTCCGAGCACCGCCAGCAGCGGCGCAACCGGGCCGCCGCGCGGGAGCGGATGGCGGCCCTGCTGCGCGAGGCGCTCGCCCCGCCACCCCCGGCCCGACGGGCGACCCGGCCGACCCGCGGCTCGGTCGAGCGCCGGCTCGACGCCAAGCGCCGGCGGGCCCTGACAAAGGCCGCGCGGGGGCGGCAGCGACCCGAGGGCTGACCTGCGCGATTCGGCCATCCGGCGGGGCCGGGGTTACGGTCGACGGGTTTGTCCAGAGGAAGGCACCCGATGTCCGTGACCACCCGACCCACCGAGGGCAGCCGCAGCGACCGCGGTTTCCTCGGCCACCCGACGGGACTCTCGACGCTGTTCTTCGTCGAGCTGTGGGAGCGCTTCAGCTACTACGGCATGCGGGCGATCCTCCTGTACTTCCTCGTCGACACCGCCGCCAACGGCGGCCTCGGCATCGACGAGGCGACGGGCACCTCGGTCGTCGCGATCTACGGCTCGGCCGTCTACCTGCTCTCGGTCCTCGGCGGCTACGCGGCCGACCGGCTCGTCGGCGCGCGCCGCTCGACGCTCTACGGCGGCCTCGTCATCATGGCCGGCCACGTCTGCCTCGCGATCCCGGCGACGCCCACGGCGTGGCTGGGCATCGCCCTCGTGGCCCTCGGCACCGGCCTGCTCAAGCCGAACATCTCGGCCATCGTCGGGCGCCTGTACGCGTCGGACGACCCGCGCCGCGACGCCGGCTTCTCGATCTTCTACATGTCGATCAACCTCGGCGCGTTCTTCTCGCCGCTCGTCGTCGCCTTCCTGCGCGACCGCTACGGCTACCACGCCGGCTTCTCGGCCGCGGCCGTCGGGATGGGCGTCGCGCTCGTCTGGTTCGTCGTGGGCCGGCGCACCCTGCGCGGCGCCGGCGACGACGTCCCGAACACGCTCGGCGCGACCGAGCGACGCCGGCTGCCGCTGCTCGCGCTCGGCGCGGTCGTGGCCGTCGCCGTCCTCGTGGCGCTGGCGTCGACGTGGCGCGACAGCGTGCTGCTCGCCGTCATCGACGCCATCTCGATCCTCGCGATCGCGACCCCGGTCGCCTACTTCGTCGTGATGTTCCGCAGCCGCAAGGTCGACGCGCAGGAGCGCACGCACCTCGCGGCCTACATCCCGCTGTGGGTCGGCGCCGTCGTCTTCTGGATGATCTTCGAGCAGGCCGCGGGCAAGATGGCCCTCTTCGCGCAGGAGCGCACCGTCACCTCCGTCGGTGGCGTGCAGGTCAACCCCGAGTGGTTCCAGTCGGTCAACCCGCTCGCGATCATCGCGCTGGCGCCGCTCTTCGGCCTGCTCTGGGTCAAGCGGGCCGGCCGCTTCCCCTCGACGCCGATGAAGTTCACCATCGGCGTCACGCTCATCGGCGTCTCGGCGCTCGCGATGGCCTGGGCCTTCGCGACCTACGAGGGCAACACCTCGCCGGTGTGGGTCCTCGGTGGCGTCTTCGTCCTGCAGACCGTGGCCGAGCTGTTCCTCTCCCCCGTCGGCCTCTCGGCCACCACGCGCCTCGCGCCGACCGCGTTCGCCAGCCAGGCGATGGCGCTGTGGTTCCTCGCGACGGCCGCCGGCCAGGCCGTCGCCGCGCAGCTCATCACCGCGATGAGCGGGCTCGGCGACACCGCCTACTACCTCGTCAACGCCGCGATCACCCTCGCCGTGGCCGCCGTCATGCTCGCTCTCGTCCCGTGGGTCCGCACCCGGATGGCGAGCGCCGAGGTCACCTCCGCCCGCTGAGGCACCGTCGTCGGGCGCGTCCGGCCGCTCAGCCGAGCGTGCCGACGAGCCCGACGACCTCCTCCGCGCAGCCCCACGACAGCGTGACGCCGGCGCCCCCGTGCCCGACGTTGGTCACGACCGGGCGGCCGCCGACGACGTGGACGCGCAGGTCGACGGCCGGCGCGACCGGCCGCAGCCCGACCCGGGAGCCGAGCACCTCGGCGTCACGCAGGGCGGGGACCGCGCGCCGGCACCGCTCGACGATCTGCGCGTGCTCCTCGGGGTCGGGCTCGTCGAGGTCCCCCGGGGCGTCGGACCCGCCGCAGACGACCCAGCCGCGGTGCGGCAGGACGTAGGTCATCCCGCCCGGGGCGCCGTCGTCGACGAGCCACCGGTCGAGGCCCGGGTTGGCGAGCAGGGCCACCTGGCCGCGGGACGGGGTGACCTCCAGGCCGGGGAGCAGCTCGGGCGCGCGCAGGCCGGCGGCGAGGACGACGACGTCGCCGGGTGCGTCGTCGAGGTTCTCCACGCGCCCGCTGTCGAGGCGCACACCGGCTGCGGCACAGGCTCGTTCGAGCCAGTCGAGGTGGACGACCATCGCGACGAGCGGGACACGGGCCACGACGCCGGAGGGCGCCCCCTCGGGCAGCTCGGCGGCCGTGGCGTCGCGCCATCCGCGCAGGCCCTCGGTCCACCAGCGGTCAGGGCCGCCGCGCTCGACGAGCAGGCCCTCGCGCAGCGCCACCCCGGCCGCGGGGTCGGCGGCGAGCGCGGTGAAGTGCCGCAGCGACGCCAGGCCCCAGCCGACGACGCGGTCGCGCGGCTCGACGTGGTACGGGAACCACAGGCCGCCGGCGACCGCCGACACCGTGCCCGGCGACGGGACGTCGCGCACGCACCGGACGTCGTGGCCGGCGCGCGCGAGCAGCAGGGCGGACGTCAGGCCCACGACGCCGCCACCGACCACGCTCACGGATGCCACGACCCCATCGTCCCCCGTCCCGTGGCCGCGCGCAGGCAGCCCGCCACGATCCGGTCGCCGCCCGTACAGTCGCGGGATGGAGCCCCTCGACCCGCACCCGGTCACCGGCGAGCTCCTCCCCTCGCCCGTCCCGCCGGGCGCCGGCTGGCCCGGCGACCCCGCCGACCCCGACACCCCGGTGGCGACGACCGCCGCACGCGTGCGCCGGCTGGCGACCTCCGCCGAGGGCGTGGCGCAGCTCCAGGCGCGGGTCTCGGTGTGCCGCGCCTGCCCCCGCCTCGTGCGCTGGCGCGAGGACGTCGCGACCACGGGGCGGCGGGCGTCCTTCGCCGACCAGCCGTACTGGGGGCGCCCGGGCCCGTCGTTCGGCGACCCGCGGGCCGGCGTGCTGCTCGTCGGCCTCGCCCCGGCGGCCAACGGCACCAACCGTACCGGCCGGATGTTCACCGGCGACTCCTCGGGCGACTTCCTCTGGGCCGCCCTGCACCGCACGGGGTTCGCCGCGCAGCCCACCTCGGTGGCGGCCGGCGACGGTCAGGCCCTGACCGACCTGCGCATCGTCGCCGCCGTGCGCTGCGCCCCGCCGGCGAACAAGCCGACCCCGGCCGAGCGCGCCACCTGCTCGCCGTGGCTCGAGCGCGACCTCCAGCTGGCCGCGCCGCACCTGCGGACGATCCTCTGCCTCGGCTCGATCGGCTGGGACGCCGCCCTCGCCGGTGCGCGGGCCGTCGGGTGGGACGTGCCCACGCCGAAGCCGAGGTTCGGGCACGCGGCCGAGGCTGTGCTCGGGCTGCCCGACGGGCGGAGCATCCGGCTCGTCGGCAGCTACCACGTGAGCCCCCACAACACCTTCACCAAGCGCCTGACGCCGGCCATGCTCGACGACGTCCTGCTCGGCCTGCGCGCGTAACCCGTTGGCGCCGTGCGGTGCCGGTGGCTACCGTTCCGGGATGATCGCCCTCGTCGCTCCCGATGCCCGCTTCCGTGAGTCCTACCTGGCCGCGCAGGACGAGTTCGACGCCGCCGGCGAGGGCACCCGCGACGGCGACGGCGTCTGGGTCGAGGCTCCCGAGGGCGACTTCGCCGGCGTCGCCTTCACCCGGGCGGAGCTCGAGACGCCGGAGGGGTTCGAGCGGTTCGTCGCGCACCGCCGCGGGCAGGCCCACGAGGACGCCCCGCGCACGCCGGGGCACGTCCCGTGCACGTTCCTCTGGGTCGTGGACGACGCCCGGCCCGACGAGCACCTCGGCTCGCTGGCCATCCGGCACCGGCTGACGCCGTTCCTCATCGAGATCGGTGGGCACATCGGCTACTCGGTGCGGCCCTCGGCGCGCGGGCGCGGGATCGCCACCGAGGCGCTCCGGCTCTCGCTGCCGTTCTGCCGCGACCTCGGGCTGGACGAGGTGCTCGTCACGTGCTCCGAGGAGAACCTCGCGTCGGCACGGGTCATCGAGGCCAGCGGCGGCGTCCTCGAGGACGTCCGCCACCTCATGCGCCGCTACTGGATCGACCTCGACGCCTGACCGCGCCGGCGGGCCACGCGCCTCGCGCCGTGCCGCCCCCGGCGCCCCCTCCCCCGCTGCACAGCGGGCTACACCGCAGTAGGTGTCGCTCTGACGACACCTACTGCGGCGTAGCCCGGGATGCGGTGCGATGCGGACCCGGACGGGCGGTCACGCCGTCCTAGGGTGGCGTCATGAGCGAGCTCCACGGACCTGCCCTCGTCGTCACGCGCGCCGGGGGCTCCGACGTCCTCGCCGTCGAGGACCGCCCGGCGGCCGACCCTGCGCCCGGCGAGGTCGTCGTCGAGGTCGCGGCGGTGGGCGTCAACTTCATCGACGTCTACCAGCGCGAGGGCGTCTACCCGATGCAGACGCCGTACGTCCTCGGCAACGAGGGCGCCGGCACGGTCGTGACGGTCGGCGAGGGGGTCGAGGACCTCGCCGTCGGCGACCGCGTCGCCTGGGCGATGTCGGTCGGCAGCGCGGCCCGGTATGCGGTGCGCGACGCGTCGACGCTCGTCCCGGTACCCGACGGCGTCGAGCTCGAGACCGCCGCCGCCGTGATGCTCCAAGGGATGACCGCGCACTACCTGACGACGAGCACCTTCCCCGTCGGCCACGGCACGACCACGCTGGTCCACGCGGCGGCGGGCGGCGTCGGGCAGCTCCTCGTCCAGATGGTCCGCGCCCGGGGCGGCGTCGTCGTGGCGACCGCCGGCGGGGCCGAGAAGTGCGCGACCGCGGCGCGGCTCGGGGCGCAGCACGTCATCGACTACCGCGCGGTCGACGACCTCGCCGCGGCCGTGCGGGAGGTCGCGCCGCAGGGCGTCGACGTCGCCTACGACGGTGTCGGGCGCGACACCTTCGACGCCTCGCTCGCCTCGCTCCGGCCGCGTGGGGTGCTCGCGCTCTTCGGTGCGGCCAGCGGCCAGGTGCCGCCCTTCGACCTGCAGCGCCTCAACGCGGCGGGCTCGGTCTTCGTCACCCGACCCAGCCTCGGCCACTACCTCGCGAGCCGCGACGAGCTGGAGTGGCGGGCCGGCGAGGTGCTCGCCGCCGTGGCCGACGGCTCGCTCGACGTCGCCGTGGGCGGCCGCTACCCGCTGGAGGACGCCGCGCAGGCCTACGACGACCTCGAGGGCCGGCGCACCCAGGGCAAGCTCCTGCTCACTCTCTGACCCCACCCGGACCACATGCGTATCGGGTCACCCGATACGACCGCGCTCCACCCGACAACGGTTCTCGGGTCAAGCGCACCGGTATCGGGTGACCCGATACGCGTGGGACTCGGCTGGGGTCAGGACGCGCTGGTCCAGAGGACGGCGACCGCCGCGTTGAGGACCGCGAGGAGGCCGGCGGCCTGCACGAGCTGCGGGCGCGAGCCCTGGCCCTTGCGCTCCTTCGCGGCGGCGATCTCGGCGCACGCGGCGACGGCGATCGCGACGAGCAGCTTGACGCCGATCTTCGCGTGGTTGACCGGCTCGTCCCCCGCCTCGACGACACCGACGAGCAGCAGGCCGGTCACGAGCTGGGCCCGGGCGCCCCAGACGAGCGCGGGCGTCACCCGGCCCCGGGCGACGAACACGGCGCTGCCGATGATCGCGGCCATGCCGAGGAGGTGCAGCAGGACGAGGACGTGCTCGACGAACTCCATGGCCGCCAGCGTAGAGGGTGCCGCCGGAGCACCGACGTCGATGTCGACCCCCACCCCGTCGGCCCGGTCGTCGCGCCGACCGCGGCCCCCGACCGCAGCCGCCGCCGAGGTCCGGCTCAGACGAGCCGGCGCCCCATTGCCCAGGCCGTCAGCTCGTGGCGCGAGGACAGCTGGAGCTTGCGCAGCACCGACGACACGTGCGTCTCGACCGTCTTGACCGAGATGAACAGCTCCTTGGCGACCTCCTTGTACTGGAAGCCGCGCGCGATGAGACGCATCACCTCGCGCTCGCGCGCCGAGAGCCGGTCGAGCTCCTCGTCGACCTCGGCGATCTCGCCGGCGGCCGCCCCGAAGGCGTCGAGCACGAACCCGGCCAGTCGCGGCGAGAACACCGCGTCGCCGTCGGCCACGCGCCGCACCGCGGTCAGCAGGTCGCGCGCGCCGATCGTCTTCGTCACGTAGCCCCGAGCGCCGGCGCGGATGACCGCGATGACGTCCTCGGCGGCGTCCGAGACCGACAGCGCGAGGAAGCGCACCGGCGCCCCGGAGGCCGTCTCGACCCCGGCGCACCCGCGGATGACGTCGCCGCCGCCGTTGCCCGAGCCGCCGGGCAGGTGCACGTCGAGAAGGACGACGTCGGGGGTCTCGGCCCGGATGACGGAGATGGCGCTGTCGACGTCCGGCGCCTCGCCGACGAACTCGCACACCGGCGTCCCCCCGGCCATCGCCTCGGTCAGCTCGGCGCGCACGCCGGTGCGGAACATCCGGTGGTCGTCGACGAGGACGACCCGGACGGGCGCGGTCGGGGCGGGGGTCCTGGCGGTGCTCATGTGTCGTCTCCTTCGATCGGTGGCAGCCGCAGCTCCACCTCGGTGCCGTCGTCGCGCCGGCGCACCCGCGCGCTGCCGCCGTGCCGTTCCATCCGCCCGAGGACGGACTGCCGCACCCCGAGCCGGTCCTCGGGCACGGCATCGAGGTCGAACCCCTCGCCACGGTCGCGGACGAACGCCTCGACCCCGCTCGGGCCGATCTCGACGTAGGCCGTGACCGGGGGCGCCCCGTGCCGCACGGCGT is from Arthrobacter sp. NEB 688 and encodes:
- a CDS encoding PadR family transcriptional regulator — protein: MGQSPRPDRESQWLKGVLDLAVLAVLAREGSAYGYALLGSLAEAGLPGLRGGTLYPLLGRLEDDGLVRSEWSVAEGAPARRYFALTPRGHEVLVAGRDGWTSFADRMTRALEV
- the ligD gene encoding non-homologous end-joining DNA ligase; translation: MASRKGEFGEPVVLDVDGFDVRVSSPERVYFPARGETKLDLVQYYLSVGEGIVNALRERPCMLHRFPDGLAGPKVHQKRLPRGAPPWVETVRLHFPRYGLHADELCVTRLADVAWACQMSTVEFHPWNSRRADTEQPDEWRIDLDPMPDAPFSRVRRAAHVAHEVLDELGAVGWPKTSGGHGLHVYVRIAPEHGFTDVRRAALAFAREVERRIPDDVTTTWWRKDRDPSAVFVDYNQNARDHTIAAAYSVRGNHIGTVSAPLRWSEVDDAEPDDFTIATMPARYAELGDLHAGIDDAVFDIAPLLEWAERDEADGAPAPPEPEDDTGKP
- the arfB gene encoding alternative ribosome rescue aminoacyl-tRNA hydrolase ArfB — encoded protein: MMDLVVPPGPGVPQGLTVPGADLVERFSRASGPGGQGVNTTDSRVELELDLAVLTGLSDAQRRRLARALVARLVEGRLVVTASEHRQQRRNRAAARERMAALLREALAPPPPARRATRPTRGSVERRLDAKRRRALTKAARGRQRPEG
- a CDS encoding oligopeptide:H+ symporter, producing the protein MSVTTRPTEGSRSDRGFLGHPTGLSTLFFVELWERFSYYGMRAILLYFLVDTAANGGLGIDEATGTSVVAIYGSAVYLLSVLGGYAADRLVGARRSTLYGGLVIMAGHVCLAIPATPTAWLGIALVALGTGLLKPNISAIVGRLYASDDPRRDAGFSIFYMSINLGAFFSPLVVAFLRDRYGYHAGFSAAAVGMGVALVWFVVGRRTLRGAGDDVPNTLGATERRRLPLLALGAVVAVAVLVALASTWRDSVLLAVIDAISILAIATPVAYFVVMFRSRKVDAQERTHLAAYIPLWVGAVVFWMIFEQAAGKMALFAQERTVTSVGGVQVNPEWFQSVNPLAIIALAPLFGLLWVKRAGRFPSTPMKFTIGVTLIGVSALAMAWAFATYEGNTSPVWVLGGVFVLQTVAELFLSPVGLSATTRLAPTAFASQAMALWFLATAAGQAVAAQLITAMSGLGDTAYYLVNAAITLAVAAVMLALVPWVRTRMASAEVTSAR
- a CDS encoding FAD-dependent oxidoreductase, whose product is MASVSVVGGGVVGLTSALLLARAGHDVRCVRDVPSPGTVSAVAGGLWFPYHVEPRDRVVGWGLASLRHFTALAADPAAGVALREGLLVERGGPDRWWTEGLRGWRDATAAELPEGAPSGVVARVPLVAMVVHLDWLERACAAAGVRLDSGRVENLDDAPGDVVVLAAGLRAPELLPGLEVTPSRGQVALLANPGLDRWLVDDGAPGGMTYVLPHRGWVVCGGSDAPGDLDEPDPEEHAQIVERCRRAVPALRDAEVLGSRVGLRPVAPAVDLRVHVVGGRPVVTNVGHGGAGVTLSWGCAEEVVGLVGTLG
- a CDS encoding uracil-DNA glycosylase, coding for MEPLDPHPVTGELLPSPVPPGAGWPGDPADPDTPVATTAARVRRLATSAEGVAQLQARVSVCRACPRLVRWREDVATTGRRASFADQPYWGRPGPSFGDPRAGVLLVGLAPAANGTNRTGRMFTGDSSGDFLWAALHRTGFAAQPTSVAAGDGQALTDLRIVAAVRCAPPANKPTPAERATCSPWLERDLQLAAPHLRTILCLGSIGWDAALAGARAVGWDVPTPKPRFGHAAEAVLGLPDGRSIRLVGSYHVSPHNTFTKRLTPAMLDDVLLGLRA
- a CDS encoding GNAT family N-acetyltransferase — translated: MIALVAPDARFRESYLAAQDEFDAAGEGTRDGDGVWVEAPEGDFAGVAFTRAELETPEGFERFVAHRRGQAHEDAPRTPGHVPCTFLWVVDDARPDEHLGSLAIRHRLTPFLIEIGGHIGYSVRPSARGRGIATEALRLSLPFCRDLGLDEVLVTCSEENLASARVIEASGGVLEDVRHLMRRYWIDLDA
- a CDS encoding quinone oxidoreductase, which codes for MSELHGPALVVTRAGGSDVLAVEDRPAADPAPGEVVVEVAAVGVNFIDVYQREGVYPMQTPYVLGNEGAGTVVTVGEGVEDLAVGDRVAWAMSVGSAARYAVRDASTLVPVPDGVELETAAAVMLQGMTAHYLTTSTFPVGHGTTTLVHAAAGGVGQLLVQMVRARGGVVVATAGGAEKCATAARLGAQHVIDYRAVDDLAAAVREVAPQGVDVAYDGVGRDTFDASLASLRPRGVLALFGAASGQVPPFDLQRLNAAGSVFVTRPSLGHYLASRDELEWRAGEVLAAVADGSLDVAVGGRYPLEDAAQAYDDLEGRRTQGKLLLTL
- a CDS encoding response regulator transcription factor; the protein is MSTARTPAPTAPVRVVLVDDHRMFRTGVRAELTEAMAGGTPVCEFVGEAPDVDSAISVIRAETPDVVLLDVHLPGGSGNGGGDVIRGCAGVETASGAPVRFLALSVSDAAEDVIAVIRAGARGYVTKTIGARDLLTAVRRVADGDAVFSPRLAGFVLDAFGAAAGEIAEVDEELDRLSAREREVMRLIARGFQYKEVAKELFISVKTVETHVSSVLRKLQLSSRHELTAWAMGRRLV